In Tiliqua scincoides isolate rTilSci1 chromosome 1, rTilSci1.hap2, whole genome shotgun sequence, the following are encoded in one genomic region:
- the FAM98B gene encoding protein FAM98B, with translation MKEQARDLRMEADVLDALEALGYKGPLLDEDALDKAAESGLASRDFCELCIWLSSQIQPLCDLEESISSTAGDEDVESLQLEMSGFLKELACPYSALVSGDIKDRFKKKEDCLKVLLFLSSELQTLRILQVKQCKASHSAKNNEVHQEIQTICDALELPESSTSSSDIPVLLSKIESKVKDVLSKIPNTFVGKSLLKSSLNPEQTERLEKINDALLSEYECRRRMLMKRLDVTIQSFGWSERAKVKTDDIARIYQPKRYGLSPKSTISLAHLLAAREDLSKIMRTSSGSTREKTVCAVNKVLMGRVPDRGGRPTEIDPPPPEMPPWQKRQDGGGRGGRGGWGGGGGGRGGGGGGGRGGWGGGGGGRGGGGGGGWRGGSGFQGRGEYGGRSGYSGRGGYGESYGGRGGGYRRY, from the exons CTACAAAGGTCCTCTTCTAGATGAAGATGCCCTCGATAAAGCAGCAGAAAGTGGTCTGGCGTCTCGAGACTTCTGTGAGCTTTGCATCTGGTTAAGTTCCCAAATACAACCCTTGTGTGACCTCGAAGAAAGCATCTCATCAACAGCTG GTGATGAAGATGTTGAAAGTTTGCAGCTCGAGATGAGTGGGTTTTTAAAAGAACTGGCATGCCCATATTCAGCACTTGTGTCCGGAGATATTAAAGATCggtttaaaaagaaagaagactGTCTTAAAGTCCTGT TATTTTTAAGTTCTGAACTTCAGACTTTGCGGATACTGCAGGTCAAACAATGTAAAGCTTCTCACTCAGCAAAGAATAATGAAGTTCATCAAGAAATTCAAACGATCTGTGATGCATTGGAGCTGCCAGAGTCATCAACTTCATCTTCTGACATTCCAGTCTTATTAAGCAAAATAGAATCAAAG gttAAGGATGTTTTATCCAAAATTCCAAATACTTTTGTAGGCAAATCTCTGCTGAAAAGTTCTTTGAATCCAGAGCAAACG GAAAGGTTGGAAAAAATCAATGACGCCCTTCTCAGTGAATATGAATGCCGCCGACGTATGTTAATGAAACGCTTAGATGTAACCATACAGTCCTTTGGATGGTCGGAAAGAGCAAAG GTGAAAACAGATGATATTGCAAGAATTTATCAACCCAAACGTTACGGGCTCTCTCCTAAATCAACTATTTCATTAGCCCATCTTCTGGCTGCTCGAGAAGACTTATCAAAGATCATGAGAACAAGTAGTGGGTCTACACGGGAGAAGACAGTTTGCGCGGTCAATAAG gTCTTGATGGGCAGAGTACCGGATCGTGGAGGTAGACCAACAGAAATTGAcccaccacctcctgagatgcCCCCCTGGCAGAAGAGACAGGAtggtggtggaagaggaggaagagggggttggggaggagggggtggtggcagagggggaggagggggtggtggcagaggtggctggggtggaggtggtgggGGTAGAGGAGGGGGCGGTGGTGGTggctggaggggaggcagtggtttccaaggGAGGGGAGAGTATGGTGGAAGGTCAGGGTACAGTGGGAGAGGTGGATATGGAGAGTCATATGGTGGTAGGGGAGGAGGGTACAGGAGATATTGA